The proteins below are encoded in one region of Knoellia sp. S7-12:
- a CDS encoding FAD binding domain-containing protein yields the protein MKPAPFRHHAPLTLDEAIATLSEVGHDGKVLAGGQSLIPVLNMRLAQPAHLVDINRVAALDTVTITDTHVRVGATVRHAVLQKHDEAYAVLPVLRQALRNVAHPAIRNRGTTVGSIAHADAAGEMPSIAVLTDAVMEIAGPRGRREVAAADFFEGPLQTVLEADELLEAVRFGRFGASTRTAFLESARRHGDYALAGVGVAVDLDGQGRDAVVRRARAAYVSVTDIPVVIDLTEAVAGQSISSLTAGPSALEAVEELVQAGIAPEADIHATSEYRRMLAAELTRRALTLATTEEDA from the coding sequence GTGAAGCCCGCTCCTTTCAGGCACCACGCGCCACTCACCCTCGACGAGGCCATCGCAACCTTGAGTGAAGTGGGCCATGACGGCAAGGTCCTCGCCGGAGGGCAAAGCCTCATCCCCGTCCTCAACATGCGGCTCGCCCAACCGGCGCATCTCGTCGACATCAACCGCGTCGCCGCCCTCGACACCGTGACCATCACCGACACCCACGTCCGCGTCGGTGCAACCGTGCGTCACGCTGTCCTGCAAAAACACGACGAGGCGTATGCCGTCCTGCCGGTTCTCCGTCAGGCATTGCGGAACGTGGCCCATCCGGCGATCCGCAACCGCGGCACGACCGTGGGCTCGATCGCCCACGCGGACGCCGCCGGTGAGATGCCGTCGATCGCGGTGCTGACCGACGCCGTCATGGAGATCGCCGGTCCCCGCGGGCGACGCGAAGTGGCGGCCGCGGACTTCTTCGAGGGCCCCCTGCAGACAGTGCTCGAGGCGGACGAGCTGCTCGAGGCGGTGCGCTTTGGTCGGTTCGGTGCCTCAACACGGACGGCCTTCCTCGAATCGGCCCGTCGTCACGGTGACTATGCCCTGGCCGGTGTCGGCGTGGCCGTCGACCTGGACGGGCAGGGTCGCGACGCGGTCGTGCGCCGTGCGCGCGCAGCATACGTCTCCGTCACCGACATCCCAGTTGTCATCGATCTCACCGAAGCCGTTGCGGGACAGTCGATCTCGTCGCTCACAGCAGGTCCTTCCGCCTTGGAAGCGGTTGAGGAACTCGTCCAGGCAGGCATCGCGCCGGAGGCCGACATCCACGCCACCAGCGAGTACCGCCGGATGCTCGCCGCCGAGCTCACTCGGCGCGCGCTCACCCTGGCCACGACCGAGGAGGACGCATGA
- a CDS encoding ROK family protein: MAVDLPSLDLLRSLSDRHVLAAVASAGQLTRAAVATATTLSKPTVSQSVARLLDAGVLVEGERTSGGRGRAGTYLAVNDAAGCALAIQAGPQGVIGEVVALDGRILATKRRSLAVPVTSGALGRALVSVCRALASDSPGPIRAVTLSVADPVDRRTGRVVELPASPFLVGELDPVHLLEGVVPVRPIVDNDVSWALLAERQQGVAAGVDDVLHLYLDEGMGAAMISGGQPLHGARGLAGEIAYSRTSVPGGGRRRAVSGTLMDCVESLGYLKEGTKAIEVERLLEDLDRGVGQARTLAAAVGEVARAHAYLLDPELVVLSGRWGRHTQVVDAVTTAIGDAGGLQATVTVAHVTQDAPLVGARTSALGELLRTWSPGPRAVPR; this comes from the coding sequence GTGGCCGTCGATCTGCCCTCGCTCGACCTCCTCCGCTCACTCAGCGACCGGCACGTCCTCGCTGCGGTGGCTTCGGCCGGTCAGCTCACTCGCGCGGCCGTCGCCACAGCAACGACCCTGTCGAAGCCGACGGTGTCGCAGAGCGTCGCGCGGCTTCTCGACGCCGGTGTCCTCGTGGAGGGCGAGCGCACGTCGGGCGGCCGGGGCCGGGCCGGCACCTACCTCGCCGTCAACGACGCCGCCGGGTGCGCCCTCGCCATCCAGGCCGGACCCCAGGGTGTGATCGGCGAGGTCGTCGCCCTCGACGGGCGGATCCTCGCGACGAAGCGCCGCTCGCTCGCCGTGCCCGTCACCTCGGGCGCACTGGGGCGTGCGCTCGTCTCGGTATGCCGTGCGCTCGCCTCGGACTCCCCCGGCCCGATCCGTGCCGTCACCCTGTCCGTGGCCGACCCTGTGGACCGACGCACCGGTCGCGTCGTCGAACTACCCGCGAGCCCGTTCCTCGTCGGCGAGCTCGACCCGGTGCACCTGCTCGAAGGAGTCGTCCCGGTCCGCCCGATCGTCGACAACGACGTCAGCTGGGCGCTGCTCGCCGAACGCCAGCAAGGCGTCGCCGCAGGGGTCGACGACGTCCTCCACCTCTATCTTGACGAGGGCATGGGCGCCGCGATGATCAGCGGTGGACAACCACTGCACGGAGCACGTGGCCTCGCCGGCGAGATTGCCTACTCCCGGACATCCGTGCCGGGGGGCGGGCGGCGTCGAGCAGTCAGCGGCACGCTCATGGACTGCGTCGAGTCGCTCGGCTATCTCAAAGAAGGCACCAAGGCGATCGAGGTCGAACGTCTCCTCGAGGACCTCGATCGCGGAGTCGGCCAGGCCAGGACCCTCGCCGCCGCCGTCGGCGAGGTCGCCCGGGCGCACGCCTATCTCCTCGACCCCGAACTGGTCGTGCTCAGCGGACGGTGGGGACGGCATACCCAGGTCGTCGATGCCGTGACCACGGCGATAGGTGACGCGGGAGGCCTCCAGGCCACCGTCACTGTCGCGCACGTGACCCAGGATGCCCCCCTCGTCGGTGCTCGCACGAGCGCTCTCGGCGAGTTGCTCCGGACGTGGTCCCCAGGACCCAGGGCCGTGCCACGATGA
- a CDS encoding phosphotransferase — protein sequence MTAVLTGERATADLLIDHTRLSEVLGRGVRAHRLRFKPSLSTIAVLVDNAGADAGAGAGVPQWIQVSHAAHGDKVANAVRRAEERGQRVEVRHVDGLTVALGDLDTDPRLQRGLDALRTRHSSVADALAAGDLEVLRYNPRRRLVLRRRLPDDRSEVLRVTAAKQYGSRRAMALLTDAGVPVVEPLPRESLPLSHRVSVWPWFGRGDLAHLGGLTDTRTGIRAGATAASGAATDAACAAGDVLARLHGADVLHANLPDPGLALSSLVTDLAVLDPDAAARMDVVVRQTRARIAAEPWPVGSVHGDFSADQVLVGGPGEDVVRLIDFDRAGRGPLLCDLAAFAAAELLATSRASAAPGSPDLETLPLSAALFSGYAARPGPAAVSPEGRGLRTWVARSLLTRAIEPFRCADPDWLAAIHGRIDQVEDVLR from the coding sequence GTGACCGCCGTCCTGACCGGTGAGCGGGCCACCGCCGACCTCCTCATCGACCACACCCGGCTCTCGGAGGTGCTGGGCCGCGGGGTGCGTGCCCACCGTCTCCGCTTCAAACCCTCGCTCTCCACGATCGCCGTTCTCGTCGACAATGCCGGTGCCGATGCCGGGGCGGGTGCCGGTGTGCCGCAGTGGATCCAGGTGAGCCATGCCGCGCATGGCGACAAGGTCGCGAACGCCGTCCGGCGTGCTGAGGAGCGCGGGCAGCGGGTGGAGGTGCGCCACGTCGACGGGCTGACTGTGGCGCTCGGCGATCTCGACACGGACCCGCGGCTGCAGCGGGGTCTCGATGCCCTCCGCACCCGCCACTCGTCGGTCGCTGACGCGCTTGCCGCGGGCGACCTCGAGGTGCTGCGCTACAACCCACGGCGACGGCTGGTGCTGCGCCGACGGCTGCCCGACGACCGCAGCGAGGTCTTGCGGGTGACCGCCGCCAAGCAGTACGGGTCGCGTCGGGCCATGGCTCTGCTCACCGATGCGGGTGTCCCCGTTGTCGAACCGCTGCCCAGGGAGTCCCTGCCGCTGTCTCACCGCGTCAGCGTCTGGCCGTGGTTCGGTCGGGGAGATCTGGCCCACCTGGGTGGGCTGACCGACACGAGAACCGGCATCCGTGCCGGAGCAACCGCCGCCAGCGGCGCAGCAACGGATGCAGCGTGCGCGGCCGGCGACGTGCTGGCCCGCCTGCACGGCGCAGACGTCCTGCACGCGAACCTGCCCGACCCCGGACTCGCCCTGTCCTCGCTCGTGACCGACCTTGCCGTTCTCGACCCGGACGCCGCCGCCCGGATGGATGTCGTGGTGCGTCAGACCCGTGCCCGAATTGCCGCCGAGCCCTGGCCTGTGGGCTCGGTGCACGGAGACTTCTCGGCCGACCAGGTCCTCGTCGGTGGGCCGGGCGAGGACGTGGTGCGCCTCATTGACTTCGATCGTGCAGGGCGCGGACCGTTGCTCTGTGACCTCGCGGCCTTCGCCGCCGCCGAGCTGCTCGCGACCTCGCGGGCGTCGGCGGCGCCCGGTTCCCCAGACCTCGAGACCCTGCCGCTCTCGGCCGCCCTCTTCTCGGGGTATGCCGCCCGCCCCGGTCCCGCCGCCGTCTCACCAGAGGGGCGGGGGTTGCGGACGTGGGTGGCCCGGTCGCTGCTCACCCGCGCCATCGAGCCGTTCCGCTGCGCCGACCCGGACTGGCTCGCCGCGATCCACGGACGCATCGACCAGGTCGAGGACGTGCTGCGGTGA
- a CDS encoding DUF1479 domain-containing protein has protein sequence MTTTDITDGSTNAATQPLPHWESKPEDVTGAIREIKAALRARIARSGHTVEEHFADLEARISERVEEIKAERERGEQVWPVIDFADIEAGTVPPELVAKVKQRGCAVVRGTFPHEQALQWDRDIVDYVERNRFFENYTGPADDFFASVESTPEIYPIYWSQPQMEARQSPRMAAVQGFLNSQWTFESQGTQWFDPDRDSLYPDRIRRRPPGTDSAGLGTHLDTGSIDLYLTQGYQDVFRHLFDGTVENYDPWDAAHRTDAVNYPASTMCSAFRTFQGWTALSDMGHDQGVLHTVPIPEAMAYLMLRPLLDDVPDDELCGVAHNQTFPITLKWHPLLMEAVSGIPDVQAGDTVWWHCDLIHSVAEVEEQVGWGNVMYIPAAPWCPRNEAYAASVREAFMTGSSPSDFPEEHYERDWEGRFQPERLNEIGRRGLGMTG, from the coding sequence ATGACCACCACCGACATCACCGACGGAAGCACGAACGCCGCGACACAGCCGCTGCCCCACTGGGAGAGCAAACCGGAAGACGTCACGGGCGCCATCCGCGAGATCAAAGCGGCACTGCGGGCGCGCATCGCCCGGAGCGGCCACACCGTCGAGGAGCACTTCGCCGACCTCGAGGCCCGCATCTCCGAGCGCGTCGAGGAGATCAAGGCCGAGCGCGAACGCGGAGAGCAGGTCTGGCCGGTCATCGACTTCGCCGACATCGAGGCCGGCACGGTGCCGCCCGAACTGGTCGCCAAGGTCAAGCAGCGCGGCTGCGCGGTCGTGCGCGGCACCTTCCCCCACGAGCAGGCGCTCCAGTGGGACCGCGACATCGTGGACTACGTCGAGCGCAACAGGTTCTTCGAGAACTACACCGGGCCCGCCGACGACTTCTTCGCCAGCGTCGAGAGCACGCCCGAGATCTACCCGATCTATTGGTCGCAGCCGCAGATGGAAGCGCGCCAGAGCCCGCGCATGGCCGCGGTGCAGGGTTTCCTCAACAGCCAGTGGACCTTTGAGTCGCAGGGCACGCAGTGGTTCGACCCCGATCGCGATTCCCTCTATCCCGACCGGATCCGGCGCCGTCCGCCAGGCACCGACTCCGCGGGCCTCGGGACTCATCTCGACACCGGCTCGATCGACCTCTACCTGACGCAGGGCTACCAGGACGTGTTCCGCCACCTCTTCGACGGCACTGTCGAGAACTATGACCCGTGGGATGCCGCGCACCGCACCGACGCCGTGAACTACCCGGCGTCAACGATGTGCTCAGCGTTCCGGACCTTCCAGGGCTGGACCGCGTTGTCCGACATGGGCCACGACCAGGGCGTGCTGCACACGGTGCCGATCCCCGAGGCGATGGCCTACCTCATGCTCCGTCCGCTGCTCGATGACGTCCCGGACGATGAGCTGTGCGGGGTCGCCCACAACCAGACGTTCCCCATCACTTTGAAGTGGCACCCGCTGCTCATGGAGGCCGTCTCCGGCATCCCGGACGTGCAGGCCGGAGACACCGTGTGGTGGCACTGCGACCTCATCCACTCAGTGGCCGAAGTCGAGGAGCAGGTCGGCTGGGGCAACGTCATGTACATCCCGGCGGCACCGTGGTGCCCCCGCAATGAGGCGTATGCCGCGAGCGTGCGTGAGGCGTTCATGACCGGTTCCAGCCCGAGCGACTTCCCGGAGGAGCACTACGAACGCGACTGGGAGGGGCGCTTCCAGCCCGAGCGGCTCAACGAGATCGGCCGCCGCGGCCTGGGTATGACTGGCTGA
- a CDS encoding (2Fe-2S)-binding protein: MTDIDQNALVTVDVTLSVNGVAHTRAVEPRRLLSDFLRHDLRLTGTHVGCEHGVCGACTVLVDGEPMRSCLMFAVSAQEHSITTVEGLGTQEAMGPVQQAFVECHGLQCGFCTPGFVTTITAFIEENPDPTSEEAREAISGNLCRCTGYQNICKAVVRAAEIKRNLTAEKSAKTDQGDSQ; the protein is encoded by the coding sequence ATGACCGACATTGACCAGAACGCGCTCGTCACGGTCGACGTCACGCTGAGCGTGAACGGCGTCGCCCACACCCGGGCCGTCGAGCCCCGTCGACTCCTGTCCGACTTCCTCCGCCACGACCTGCGCCTCACCGGCACCCATGTCGGCTGTGAGCACGGCGTCTGCGGTGCCTGCACGGTGCTCGTCGACGGCGAGCCCATGCGTTCGTGTCTCATGTTCGCCGTGTCCGCGCAGGAGCACTCGATCACCACGGTCGAGGGGCTCGGCACACAGGAGGCGATGGGTCCGGTGCAGCAGGCGTTCGTCGAGTGCCACGGGCTCCAGTGCGGTTTCTGCACACCGGGATTCGTCACGACCATCACCGCCTTCATCGAGGAGAACCCCGACCCGACGAGCGAGGAGGCTCGTGAGGCAATCTCGGGCAACCTGTGTCGTTGCACCGGCTACCAAAACATCTGCAAGGCCGTCGTGCGCGCTGCCGAGATCAAGCGCAACCTCACGGCCGAGAAGAGCGCGAAGACCGATCAGGGTGACTCGCAGTGA
- a CDS encoding solute carrier family 23 protein — MALGLGWKLKEGTLGPDDVVAPHERLDWGRTVGLGAQHVVAMFGATFVFPLIMGLNPQLAIMMSGIATIAFLLIVQGRVPSYLGTSAAFVGGVAAIRTQGGDSSEVTGAILVAGVVLALVGVAIHFLGSSILHKVLPPVVTGAVVMLIGFNLAPVVANIYWPQDQWVALLTMLFVIVCAVAFKGFISRIAIFLALIFGTLLSWLLDQVFGPITSVLGGATEATEHVRWNTAGIGDASWFGFPAKTVFNADGTDVAGWHTPTFSTFAILLVLPAVIALIAENTGHVKAVAEMTGADLDKDMGRAIAADGVGTILASSVGGSPTTTYAENIGVMAATRVYSTAAYYVAAIVAIVFGLSPKFGALVASVPGGVLGGITVVLYGMIGLLGAKIWKENGVDFANPINLVPVAAGIVIGIGDVKLKFSDDFTLSGIALGTIVAIGAYHLARALAPSDLRERADGGGGAGGTAIATGDRVYGDEDGIDDLYQNKH, encoded by the coding sequence ATGGCTCTCGGACTTGGTTGGAAGCTGAAAGAGGGCACGCTCGGACCCGACGACGTCGTCGCCCCGCACGAACGGCTCGACTGGGGACGCACCGTTGGTCTCGGCGCACAGCACGTCGTCGCGATGTTCGGTGCGACCTTCGTCTTCCCGCTGATCATGGGCCTCAACCCGCAGCTCGCCATCATGATGAGCGGCATCGCGACCATCGCGTTCCTCCTCATCGTCCAGGGCCGCGTGCCCAGCTATCTCGGCACGTCCGCCGCGTTCGTCGGTGGCGTCGCCGCGATCCGCACGCAAGGTGGCGACTCGTCCGAGGTCACCGGCGCGATCCTCGTTGCCGGTGTCGTCCTGGCCCTCGTGGGTGTGGCGATCCACTTCCTCGGCTCGAGCATCCTGCACAAGGTGCTGCCGCCCGTCGTCACCGGCGCCGTCGTCATGCTCATCGGATTCAACCTGGCGCCCGTCGTCGCCAACATCTACTGGCCGCAGGACCAGTGGGTCGCGCTCCTCACGATGCTGTTCGTCATCGTCTGCGCGGTCGCGTTCAAGGGCTTCATCAGCCGGATTGCGATCTTCCTCGCACTCATCTTCGGAACGCTGCTCTCGTGGTTGCTCGACCAGGTGTTCGGTCCCATCACGTCCGTCCTCGGCGGCGCCACCGAGGCGACCGAGCACGTCCGTTGGAACACGGCAGGCATCGGTGACGCCTCCTGGTTCGGCTTCCCGGCCAAGACGGTCTTCAACGCCGACGGCACCGACGTGGCAGGCTGGCACACCCCGACCTTCTCGACCTTTGCGATCCTGCTCGTCCTCCCCGCCGTCATCGCCCTCATCGCCGAGAACACCGGCCACGTCAAGGCCGTCGCCGAGATGACCGGCGCCGACCTCGACAAGGACATGGGTCGCGCGATCGCGGCAGATGGTGTCGGCACGATCCTCGCGTCCTCCGTCGGTGGCTCGCCCACGACGACCTACGCGGAGAACATCGGCGTCATGGCGGCCACCCGCGTCTACTCGACCGCGGCCTACTACGTCGCCGCGATCGTTGCGATCGTCTTCGGCCTCTCCCCCAAATTCGGTGCTCTGGTCGCCTCCGTCCCCGGTGGGGTTCTCGGCGGCATCACGGTCGTGCTCTACGGGATGATCGGCCTGCTCGGCGCCAAGATCTGGAAGGAGAACGGGGTCGACTTCGCGAACCCGATCAACCTCGTTCCCGTTGCGGCCGGCATCGTCATCGGCATCGGTGACGTCAAGCTGAAGTTCAGCGACGACTTCACCCTCAGCGGCATTGCCCTCGGCACGATCGTCGCGATCGGCGCCTACCACCTGGCGCGCGCACTCGCCCCGTCCGACCTGCGCGAGCGCGCGGATGGCGGGGGTGGCGCGGGCGGCACGGCCATCGCCACCGGTGACCGCGTCTATGGCGACGAAGACGGCATCGACGACCTCTACCAGAACAAGCACTGA
- the cutA gene encoding aerobic carbon-monoxide dehydrogenase large subunit, producing the protein MSTRQFGQPVLRKEDPRLVTGNGRYLDDLGHDAYEVAFVRSPHAHARITDIDVDGAVEVDGVVAVYTHEDLDRPAADRLPLLIPHPSIEAGRTGYALAKDEVNHVGEAIVMVVATNRYVAEDAAQRIVVTYDFLTPVVGVATSRDGADLVHDDAPGNVAAHLLQEVGNVEPAMATAPHTLTLDLEIERSACMPMEGKGVLAHWDSDEQRMRIHSSTQTTTGVRAAVAAKLQLPLAQVECIAPDVGGGFGVKIMHPWPEEVLIPWASRLLNHDVKWTEDRREHFTSSAHERGQLQQVTVGFDDDGRLLALDVKFWHDNGAYLPYGVIVPIITATQLLGPYKPQNYRVEFWSLYTNTVLVTPYRGAGRPQGCFAMERTMDAIAAELGLDRAEVRSRNFIQPDEMPYDQGLLFQDGRPLKYDSGDFPASLAKLKALVGWDDFTAYQEEARSQGRKVGLGIGCYVEGTGVGPYEGGHVHVETSGRVNVATGLTTQGQGHQTILAQIVADELGVSINDVFVTTGDTRRMPYAVGTFASRGAVMSGNAVALAAQAVRAKALRIAADALEVAEEDLQIEDGTISVKGAPHASIALSTVAVMSNPLRYAFDESAKAATQFAGSYDPDKPPIADDDEPGLEAKDFYSPTQATFANGMHAAIVETDPVTAEIRILRYCVVHDCGTVVNPMIVEGQVHGGVAQGVGGALYERMAYDESGQLLNASFMDFLMPYASEVPHIETDHLETPSPLNPLGIKGAGEAGTIPVTAVIASAISDAEGFAIRSMPISPNELWDLRREHAATATATATELTSPRTTKEHR; encoded by the coding sequence GTGAGCACCCGACAGTTCGGCCAGCCGGTCCTTCGCAAGGAGGACCCACGCCTCGTCACCGGCAACGGCCGCTACCTCGACGACCTCGGCCACGACGCCTACGAGGTCGCCTTCGTCCGCAGCCCGCATGCCCACGCGCGCATCACCGACATCGACGTCGATGGCGCGGTCGAGGTCGACGGCGTCGTCGCGGTCTACACACACGAGGACCTCGACCGTCCCGCCGCCGACCGCCTGCCCCTCCTCATCCCCCACCCGAGCATCGAGGCCGGCCGCACCGGCTACGCGCTGGCCAAGGACGAGGTCAACCACGTCGGCGAGGCCATCGTCATGGTCGTCGCGACCAACCGCTACGTCGCCGAGGACGCCGCGCAACGCATCGTCGTCACCTACGACTTCCTCACGCCCGTCGTCGGGGTCGCAACGTCGCGCGATGGCGCCGATCTCGTCCACGACGACGCCCCCGGCAATGTCGCGGCACATCTGCTTCAAGAGGTCGGCAACGTCGAGCCCGCCATGGCCACGGCGCCGCACACGCTCACCCTCGACCTTGAGATCGAACGCAGCGCCTGCATGCCGATGGAAGGCAAAGGCGTTCTCGCGCACTGGGACTCGGACGAGCAGCGCATGCGCATTCACTCGTCGACCCAGACCACCACCGGTGTGCGCGCCGCTGTGGCCGCCAAACTCCAGCTGCCGCTCGCACAGGTCGAATGCATCGCCCCCGACGTCGGCGGCGGGTTCGGCGTCAAGATCATGCACCCCTGGCCCGAAGAGGTGCTCATCCCCTGGGCTTCGCGCCTGCTCAACCACGACGTCAAGTGGACCGAGGACCGGCGCGAGCACTTCACGTCCAGCGCCCACGAGCGCGGCCAACTCCAGCAGGTCACCGTCGGCTTCGACGACGACGGACGACTGCTCGCCCTCGACGTGAAGTTCTGGCACGACAACGGCGCCTATCTCCCCTATGGCGTCATCGTCCCCATCATCACGGCGACCCAGCTGCTCGGGCCCTACAAGCCACAGAATTACCGGGTCGAATTCTGGTCGCTCTACACCAACACCGTCCTCGTCACGCCCTATCGCGGCGCCGGCCGCCCCCAGGGCTGCTTCGCCATGGAGCGGACGATGGACGCCATCGCCGCTGAGCTCGGCCTCGACAGGGCGGAGGTCCGCTCCCGCAACTTCATCCAGCCCGACGAGATGCCCTACGACCAAGGACTCCTCTTCCAGGACGGCCGGCCGCTCAAATACGACTCCGGCGACTTCCCCGCCTCCCTCGCGAAGCTCAAGGCGCTCGTGGGCTGGGACGACTTCACGGCATACCAGGAGGAAGCCCGGTCACAGGGACGAAAGGTGGGTCTGGGTATCGGCTGCTACGTCGAGGGCACCGGCGTCGGCCCCTACGAAGGTGGGCACGTCCACGTCGAGACGAGTGGCCGCGTCAACGTCGCCACGGGCCTCACCACCCAGGGCCAGGGCCACCAGACCATCCTCGCGCAGATCGTCGCCGACGAGCTCGGCGTCTCGATCAACGACGTCTTCGTCACCACGGGAGACACCAGGCGCATGCCGTATGCCGTGGGCACGTTCGCGTCGCGCGGCGCCGTCATGAGCGGCAACGCCGTCGCCCTCGCGGCTCAAGCGGTGCGCGCCAAGGCCCTGCGGATCGCCGCTGACGCCCTGGAGGTCGCCGAGGAGGACCTGCAGATCGAGGACGGCACGATCAGCGTCAAGGGTGCGCCCCATGCCTCGATCGCGCTCTCCACGGTTGCGGTCATGTCCAACCCGCTTCGCTATGCCTTCGACGAATCCGCAAAGGCCGCAACGCAGTTCGCCGGATCCTACGATCCAGACAAGCCGCCGATCGCCGATGACGACGAGCCCGGGCTCGAGGCCAAGGACTTCTATTCGCCCACCCAGGCAACCTTCGCCAACGGGATGCACGCAGCCATCGTCGAGACCGACCCGGTGACGGCCGAGATCCGAATCCTGCGCTACTGCGTCGTCCACGACTGCGGCACCGTCGTCAACCCGATGATCGTCGAGGGACAGGTGCACGGTGGTGTCGCACAGGGCGTGGGTGGCGCCCTCTACGAGCGCATGGCCTATGACGAGAGCGGACAGCTGCTCAACGCGTCGTTCATGGACTTCCTCATGCCCTATGCGTCGGAGGTCCCCCACATCGAGACCGACCACCTCGAGACGCCCTCCCCTCTGAACCCGTTGGGAATCAAGGGCGCCGGCGAGGCCGGGACGATTCCCGTGACTGCCGTCATCGCGTCGGCGATCTCCGACGCCGAGGGCTTCGCCATCCGCTCGATGCCGATCAGCCCCAACGAGCTCTGGGACCTGCGCCGCGAGCATGCCGCCACTGCAACGGCGACTGCCACCGAATTGACTTCGCCCCGCACGACCAAGGAGCACCGATGA
- a CDS encoding ABC transporter ATP-binding protein, which yields MSAKPTKPTVTGPALRRTLGLVRPHLREHSTLLGGGALALVFEVVFRVLEPWPVKFVVDAVTRSLGADLASPGPRASLQLLLVCGLATVALVGMRAVCNYLATVAFALGSSRIATELRQRLFRHVNRLSQEYHSTTRSGDLVQRLVGDVGRLQEVAVTAGMPLLVNVFTLIAMSGVMFWLDPLLALVVLVAATIFLLLSRVSTPKITSASRKTRKAEGDLANIAQETIGGMRVVQAYGLERALEQEFSGRNSSSLKEGVQARRLAAALERSTDVLVGVATAAVLVLGGQRVMEGAMTPGDLVIFLTYLKTAMKPLRDLAKYTGRIARATASGERVADVLDEQPDITSPPEPVRLSRFDGNVRLDSVTAGYGDDPPVLRELSLHVPAGQRVAVVGPSGAGKSTLTNLLTRMLDVRSGSVRIDGFDVRELHLEDLRAQVAVVLQESVLFTGTVADNIRHGQPGATDEQVRWAAREARAEEFIEMLREGYDTQVGERGATLSGGQRQRIAIARALLRDASVVILDEATSGLDAENAGAVREAIERLTQGRTTVVVTHDEQTARECDRIIWIEDGGIRWDGPADGQLPGGAAFTGTSPTLPLETGVRA from the coding sequence GTGAGTGCCAAGCCCACGAAGCCCACCGTCACCGGTCCAGCGCTGCGGCGCACGCTCGGTCTCGTCCGGCCCCACCTGCGCGAGCACAGCACGCTGCTCGGCGGAGGCGCGTTGGCGCTCGTGTTCGAGGTCGTCTTCCGCGTCCTGGAACCGTGGCCGGTGAAGTTCGTCGTCGACGCGGTCACGCGGTCGCTCGGCGCCGACCTCGCCAGCCCCGGACCGCGCGCGAGCCTGCAGCTGCTCCTCGTCTGCGGGCTGGCCACCGTGGCCCTCGTCGGGATGCGGGCCGTCTGCAACTACCTCGCGACGGTCGCCTTCGCGCTCGGCAGCTCACGGATCGCGACCGAGCTGCGCCAGCGTCTCTTCCGGCACGTCAACCGGCTGTCGCAGGAGTACCACTCGACCACTCGCAGCGGTGACCTCGTGCAGCGGCTGGTCGGGGACGTCGGCCGACTGCAGGAGGTCGCCGTCACGGCCGGTATGCCGTTGCTCGTCAACGTGTTCACCCTCATCGCGATGTCCGGTGTGATGTTCTGGCTCGACCCGTTGCTAGCCCTCGTCGTCCTGGTCGCCGCGACGATCTTCCTGCTGCTGTCGCGGGTGAGCACCCCCAAGATCACCAGCGCGTCGCGCAAGACGCGCAAGGCCGAGGGCGACCTCGCCAACATCGCCCAGGAGACCATCGGCGGGATGCGCGTCGTCCAGGCATACGGCCTGGAGCGGGCACTCGAGCAGGAGTTCAGCGGCCGCAACAGCTCCTCGCTCAAGGAGGGGGTGCAGGCCCGCCGGCTCGCGGCCGCGCTCGAGCGCAGCACCGACGTCCTCGTGGGGGTTGCCACCGCCGCCGTGCTCGTGCTGGGCGGTCAGCGGGTCATGGAGGGTGCGATGACGCCCGGCGACCTCGTCATCTTCCTCACCTACCTCAAGACCGCGATGAAGCCGCTGCGGGACCTCGCGAAGTACACCGGGCGGATCGCTCGTGCCACGGCGTCCGGGGAGCGCGTCGCCGACGTGCTCGACGAGCAGCCCGACATCACCAGCCCACCAGAACCGGTGAGGCTCAGTCGTTTTGACGGCAACGTGCGGCTCGACTCGGTCACCGCCGGCTATGGCGACGACCCGCCAGTGTTGCGTGAACTCTCCCTCCACGTGCCCGCCGGCCAGCGGGTCGCCGTGGTGGGGCCCTCCGGGGCAGGCAAGTCGACCCTCACCAACCTGTTGACCCGCATGCTCGACGTACGCTCGGGCAGCGTCCGCATCGACGGGTTCGACGTGCGCGAGCTCCACCTCGAGGACCTCAGGGCGCAGGTGGCCGTGGTCCTCCAGGAGTCCGTGCTCTTCACCGGGACGGTTGCCGACAACATCCGCCACGGGCAGCCCGGCGCCACCGACGAGCAGGTCCGGTGGGCAGCGCGCGAGGCCCGCGCCGAGGAGTTCATCGAGATGCTGCGTGAGGGCTACGACACGCAGGTGGGCGAACGTGGAGCGACCCTGTCCGGCGGCCAGCGCCAGCGGATCGCCATCGCCCGCGCCCTGCTGCGCGACGCCTCGGTCGTCATCCTCGACGAGGCCACGTCCGGCCTCGACGCCGAGAACGCCGGCGCCGTGCGTGAGGCGATCGAGCGTCTCACACAGGGCCGCACCACCGTCGTCGTCACGCACGACGAGCAGACCGCCCGTGAGTGCGACCGCATCATCTGGATCGAGGACGGTGGCATCCGATGGGACGGGCCGGCCGACGGACAGCTGCCCGGGGGTGCGGCGTTCACCGGGACGTCGCCGACGCTCCCTCTGGAGACAGGGGTGCGGGCGTGA